One stretch of Pedobacter riviphilus DNA includes these proteins:
- a CDS encoding DEAD/DEAH box helicase — translation MLRVDSSKACKVVYSLCKHEYLGYLIEPHVVQLNPQGDFSFTYQRIFTHTAEEFDACLSDIDYKLIKILDDIEQDSLIKKYYKKLIRPTEFFTKIFDNKFYENVRPKIEKKLAEALELLKVKNELYVMDKDGWPVERKIELAEEPASILFHFRRNETETRYFPTIKYQNLRIEFMFKEAQIISNKPAWLLLNDVLYFFDQDIEGKKLQPFLNKRFIAIPKTTEATYFEKFVAPLIEKHHVYAEGFEIRTEQFEAIPVIKVLYVDGGLSQIQLYFKYGEYTFPVENAHKVTVRLEKTADNYIFHRIKRSAEWEKKQFNLLLSLGLKKTSSLFSNLEVISADENPSYAAINWVNEHIELLEAAGYEIEQATGQKKFVFGASKIDLEVKEGNDWFDIHAVVWFGKYQIPFLSLKQHILHKKREFLLPDGEVAIIPDKWFTQYGSLFSLAEAGKTLKLKKHHIGLINDLAEDSLANVTLERKLQRLSDFEDIADTQMPVHFKGSLRDYQKAGYNWFSFLREYNFGGCLADDMGLGKTIQTLAMLQKVKEDDQLLETQTTSLIIMPTSLIYNWLTEAKKFTPKLKILAHTGTNRNKDVANFANYDIIITTYGVTRVDVDELKNFYFNYIILDESQNIKNPASKSFKAVRSLKSKHKLILSGTPVENSVSDLWSQLTFLNPGLLGTQAFFYEEYVQAIEKKKDEEKARKLQSIIKPFVLRRTKEQVAAELPPKTEQVIYCDMSEDQAAYYEKTKSAYRNDLLQSMDDGTFAQKQVQLLQGLTALRQLANHPVMIDGTYVSDSGKFENVIHTLDNVLKGGHKVLVFSQFVKHLDIFKKHFEEENIPFAYLDGATRNRGEIVSEFQQNTELKVFLISIKAGGVGLNLTQADYVFILDPWWNPAVEQQAIDRTHRIGQDKKVFIYKFIAKDTVEEKILALQNRKKSLANALITTEESFFKSLSKEDIRDILN, via the coding sequence ATGTTACGTGTCGATAGTTCAAAAGCCTGTAAAGTAGTGTACTCTTTGTGCAAGCATGAGTACCTGGGCTATTTAATTGAGCCTCACGTTGTTCAGCTCAACCCACAGGGTGATTTTTCTTTTACTTACCAACGGATTTTTACGCATACCGCAGAAGAATTTGATGCCTGTTTAAGTGATATTGATTATAAGCTGATCAAGATTTTAGACGACATTGAGCAAGACTCGCTGATTAAAAAATATTATAAAAAACTAATCAGGCCAACTGAGTTTTTCACCAAAATTTTCGACAATAAATTTTACGAAAATGTTCGTCCTAAAATCGAGAAAAAACTTGCAGAAGCTTTAGAGCTTTTAAAGGTAAAAAACGAACTTTATGTGATGGATAAAGATGGCTGGCCTGTAGAGCGCAAAATCGAACTGGCTGAAGAGCCCGCATCTATCCTTTTTCATTTCAGAAGGAACGAAACTGAAACACGTTATTTTCCTACCATCAAATATCAGAACCTGCGCATCGAATTTATGTTTAAAGAAGCGCAAATTATCAGCAACAAACCTGCCTGGTTACTGCTTAACGATGTATTATACTTTTTTGATCAGGATATTGAAGGAAAAAAACTGCAGCCCTTTTTAAATAAACGTTTTATTGCCATACCCAAAACAACTGAAGCCACTTATTTCGAAAAGTTTGTTGCCCCTTTAATAGAGAAACACCATGTGTATGCCGAAGGTTTCGAAATTAGAACCGAACAATTTGAAGCTATACCCGTAATTAAAGTGCTGTATGTGGATGGCGGACTTTCTCAGATTCAGTTGTACTTTAAATACGGCGAATACACTTTCCCTGTAGAAAACGCACATAAAGTAACTGTACGTTTAGAAAAAACAGCCGATAATTATATTTTCCACCGCATCAAACGTTCTGCAGAGTGGGAGAAAAAACAGTTCAATTTACTGTTATCATTAGGGCTAAAAAAAACGAGTTCTTTATTCAGCAACCTGGAAGTAATTTCAGCTGATGAAAACCCAAGCTATGCGGCAATTAATTGGGTAAATGAACACATTGAACTTTTAGAAGCGGCAGGTTACGAAATTGAACAGGCGACGGGCCAGAAAAAATTCGTTTTCGGTGCCAGTAAAATAGATCTTGAAGTTAAAGAAGGAAACGATTGGTTCGATATCCATGCCGTAGTATGGTTCGGGAAATACCAGATTCCTTTTCTTTCACTAAAGCAACATATTCTACACAAAAAGCGCGAGTTTTTATTGCCTGATGGCGAAGTGGCCATTATTCCCGATAAATGGTTTACGCAATATGGCAGTTTGTTCAGTTTGGCGGAGGCCGGAAAAACGCTAAAATTAAAGAAACACCATATCGGTCTCATTAACGATTTGGCCGAAGACAGCCTGGCTAATGTTACGCTTGAGCGCAAGTTACAGCGATTATCAGACTTTGAGGATATCGCCGATACTCAGATGCCTGTTCATTTTAAAGGCAGTTTACGCGATTACCAGAAAGCCGGTTATAACTGGTTCAGCTTTTTACGCGAATACAATTTCGGCGGTTGCTTAGCCGACGATATGGGTTTGGGTAAAACCATCCAAACATTGGCCATGCTTCAAAAGGTGAAAGAAGATGACCAATTGCTTGAAACGCAGACAACCTCGCTGATCATCATGCCTACCTCTTTAATTTACAACTGGTTAACGGAGGCTAAAAAGTTTACACCAAAGCTCAAAATACTGGCACATACAGGTACCAACCGAAATAAAGATGTTGCCAATTTTGCCAATTACGATATTATCATTACCACTTATGGCGTAACCAGGGTAGATGTAGATGAACTGAAAAACTTTTATTTCAATTACATTATTCTGGATGAAAGTCAGAACATTAAAAACCCTGCTTCCAAATCGTTCAAAGCCGTTAGAAGCTTAAAATCGAAACACAAACTGATCTTGAGCGGTACACCTGTAGAAAATTCGGTGAGTGATTTATGGTCACAGTTAACTTTTTTAAACCCTGGTTTATTAGGTACGCAAGCATTTTTCTATGAAGAATACGTGCAAGCGATAGAAAAGAAAAAAGACGAAGAAAAAGCGCGTAAACTTCAATCTATTATCAAGCCCTTTGTACTCCGTAGAACAAAAGAGCAAGTGGCGGCAGAATTACCACCTAAAACGGAACAGGTAATATATTGCGACATGAGTGAAGATCAGGCCGCTTATTACGAAAAAACAAAATCGGCCTACCGCAACGATTTATTGCAAAGCATGGACGATGGAACTTTCGCACAGAAACAAGTGCAGCTCTTACAAGGATTAACCGCTTTACGCCAACTAGCCAACCATCCCGTAATGATTGATGGCACCTATGTTTCAGATTCTGGAAAGTTCGAAAACGTCATTCATACACTGGATAATGTACTTAAAGGAGGGCATAAGGTTTTGGTATTTTCTCAGTTTGTAAAACACCTGGATATCTTTAAAAAACATTTTGAAGAGGAGAATATTCCATTTGCTTATTTGGATGGTGCAACCCGTAACCGCGGCGAGATCGTTTCTGAATTTCAGCAGAATACCGAGCTGAAGGTTTTCTTAATCTCAATAAAAGCTGGTGGTGTGGGTTTAAACCTAACCCAGGCCGACTATGTTTTTATCCTCGACCCTTGGTGGAACCCTGCGGTAGAGCAACAAGCTATTGATAGAACACACCGCATTGGTCAGGATAAAAAGGTTTTCATCTATAAATTTATTGCAAAAGACACTGTTGAAGAGAAAATATTGGCTTTACAAAACCGTAAAAAATCGCTCGCAAACGCTCTAATTACAACTGAAGAAAGTTTCTTTAAATCGTTAAGCAAAGAAGATATACGCGATATATTAAATTAG
- a CDS encoding efflux transporter outer membrane subunit — MKFRYKHSILIGLAILSLSACVTKKYERPQLKSEGLYRDNNTTDTTTIADLQWKTLFSDTTLQSLIQQGINENLDLKQAIERIKIAEATLIQSRGALLPSLQADVNVTNNKASAAAQNFPAGININLETQTYKAQLSTSWEADIWGKLSSAKRGAYATLLQSDAAKRAVQTQLIATIANNYYALLALDKQLAITEETIKVRTKDVETMKELKQGAVVNGAAVVQSEANLYAAQVTLPDLRRSIKEAENALSILVAKAPNTINRTTLDQQAPYANLQTGVSAQLLKNRPDVIAAEFGFRSAFENTNVAKAYFYPALTITAAGGLSSLQLQDFFSKSIFYNLVGGLTQPIFAKGANKARLKTAEANQQIAFYNFQQTLLTGGQEVSNALYAYQTASEKEATRAKQIASLTKAVDFTKELLRYSSATNYTDVLTSEQSLLTAQLSGINDRLQKLQSVVNLYRALGGGWK; from the coding sequence ATGAAATTTAGATATAAGCATTCCATTTTAATCGGTTTAGCCATCCTCAGTTTAAGTGCCTGCGTAACTAAAAAATACGAGCGCCCGCAACTTAAGAGCGAAGGTTTATACCGTGATAACAATACAACAGATACAACAACCATTGCCGATCTGCAATGGAAAACGTTGTTCTCAGATACCACTTTACAGTCGCTGATTCAGCAGGGGATAAATGAAAATTTAGACTTGAAACAAGCGATTGAACGCATTAAAATTGCAGAAGCTACTTTAATACAAAGCCGTGGTGCATTATTACCAAGCTTACAGGCCGATGTAAATGTAACCAACAATAAAGCTTCTGCGGCAGCACAGAATTTCCCAGCAGGGATTAACATCAACCTGGAAACCCAAACTTACAAAGCACAGTTGAGCACCAGTTGGGAAGCTGACATTTGGGGGAAACTAAGTAGCGCAAAACGCGGTGCTTATGCTACATTATTGCAAAGCGATGCAGCAAAACGTGCTGTTCAAACCCAGTTAATTGCGACCATTGCTAATAATTATTATGCTTTGTTGGCACTGGATAAGCAGCTGGCCATTACCGAAGAAACCATTAAGGTGAGGACCAAAGATGTAGAAACCATGAAAGAGCTTAAACAAGGCGCTGTAGTTAATGGTGCAGCGGTTGTACAGAGTGAAGCCAATTTATATGCAGCCCAGGTAACCTTGCCTGATTTAAGAAGAAGCATTAAAGAGGCCGAAAATGCATTAAGTATTTTGGTTGCTAAAGCACCAAATACAATTAACCGTACTACCTTAGATCAACAGGCTCCTTATGCGAATTTGCAAACCGGGGTTTCTGCACAACTGTTAAAAAACCGTCCGGATGTGATAGCTGCTGAATTTGGTTTCAGATCCGCTTTCGAAAACACCAACGTAGCTAAAGCTTATTTTTATCCTGCTTTAACCATTACCGCAGCAGGTGGCTTATCAAGCTTGCAATTACAGGATTTCTTTAGCAAATCTATCTTCTATAATTTAGTGGGCGGTTTAACGCAGCCCATTTTTGCAAAAGGCGCAAACAAAGCACGTTTAAAAACAGCTGAAGCCAATCAACAGATTGCTTTTTACAACTTTCAACAAACGCTGTTAACCGGCGGACAGGAAGTATCGAATGCTTTGTACGCTTACCAAACGGCTTCAGAAAAAGAAGCAACAAGAGCAAAACAAATCGCCTCGCTAACTAAAGCGGTAGATTTTACCAAAGAATTATTGCGCTACAGTTCGGCAACAAACTATACTGACGTTTTAACTTCAGAACAAAGTTTGTTAACGGCTCAATTAAGCGGCATTAATGATCGGTTACAAAAATTACAGTCGGTGGTAAACCTATACCGTGCATTAGGCGGTGGCTGGAAATAA
- a CDS encoding efflux RND transporter permease subunit yields the protein MFKKFIDRPVLSTVISIIIVILGVLGLVTLPISQYPEIAPPTVQVSASYQGANADVVMSSVVVPLEEQINGVEDMTYMTSSASNDGTATITVNFKLGTNADLAAVNVQNRVARATSLLPAEVTRSGVITAKRQASNLLIFAIYSDDPSYDQKFLQNYANINIIPEIKRISGVGDASAFGTLDYTMRIWLKPEVMAVYGLVPNDVSVALAEQNIEAAPGQFGEQGNQAFQYTLKYSGRLKTETEFSNIIIKANANGQILRLKDVARIELGAQSYASYVKFNGKPALGIAISQTAGSNAKEVIENSIKTLDKAATSFPKGIHYETVVNVNNFLDASIEKVIHTLIEAFILVFLVVFIFLQDFRSTLIPAISVPVAIIGTFFFLSLFGFTINLLTLFALVLAIGIVVDDAIVVVEAVHAKLDAGYKDPKKATKDAMDDISGAIISITLVMAAVFIPVSFIQGSSGVFYKQFGLTLAIAIILSAINALTLSPALCAMFLKPHAEDHEKSKNFLQRFYTAFNTSFDAVTQKYKRSVGFLGKKRWLAGLGIAVFAVVLVWIMNTTPKGFVPNEDLGTIFSDISLPPSTSQEETDKIIVKINDIVSKVPEVEATFRVVGRSLISGSGSSYGMVIARLKPWDKRKRDVKAIIGELFAKAASIKGAKIIFFAPPTIQGFGTGGGFEFQLQDKTGGDIKKFNEVGNAFLGALSKRPEIQYASTSFNPNFPQYQIDVNVAKVKQAGLTVSDVLGVLQGYYGGVYASNFNKFGKQYRVMYQADAKYRANQQSLTSIYVRNSSGTMAPISEFITLEKVYGPQAISRFNLYTSIAVTGNPNAGFSSGDAIKAIQEEAAIHLPTGYGYEFSGLSREEVSSGSQTIFIFLLCVIFVYFLLSAQYESYILPLAVLFSLPIGLAGVFIFDKIFGVDNNIYTQITLIMLVGLLAKNAILIVEYAVDRRRKGMSIVNAAIDGATARLRPILMTSFAFILGLLPLMLSSGVGAAGNTSIGTGAVGGMLIGTIFGVFVIPALFIVFQTLQEKISNKSPFEEGIDREQTEEEYELAVNRPH from the coding sequence ATGTTTAAGAAATTTATAGATAGGCCCGTTTTATCGACAGTTATATCCATTATAATTGTAATATTAGGTGTATTAGGCCTCGTAACTTTACCCATCTCGCAATACCCCGAAATTGCACCGCCAACCGTTCAGGTATCGGCTTCGTACCAGGGGGCAAATGCCGATGTGGTAATGAGTAGTGTTGTTGTTCCGCTGGAAGAGCAGATAAATGGTGTGGAAGACATGACCTACATGACATCTAGCGCCAGTAATGATGGTACTGCAACCATTACAGTCAACTTTAAATTAGGCACAAATGCCGATTTAGCAGCAGTAAACGTGCAGAACCGTGTAGCCAGGGCTACCAGTTTATTACCCGCAGAGGTAACCAGATCGGGTGTAATCACGGCAAAAAGACAGGCGAGTAATTTGCTTATTTTCGCTATTTACAGTGATGATCCATCATATGATCAGAAGTTTTTACAGAATTATGCCAACATTAACATCATACCCGAAATTAAACGGATTAGTGGTGTGGGTGATGCAAGTGCATTTGGTACTTTAGATTATACCATGCGTATCTGGCTCAAGCCAGAAGTAATGGCCGTTTATGGCCTGGTGCCAAACGATGTGAGCGTAGCCCTTGCTGAGCAAAACATCGAAGCTGCACCAGGTCAGTTTGGCGAGCAGGGAAATCAGGCTTTTCAATACACGTTAAAATACAGCGGCCGTTTAAAAACGGAAACTGAGTTTAGCAACATTATTATTAAGGCAAATGCAAACGGACAAATTCTTCGCCTAAAAGATGTGGCCAGAATAGAGCTTGGTGCGCAAAGTTATGCCAGCTATGTAAAGTTTAATGGTAAACCAGCCCTAGGTATTGCCATTAGTCAAACAGCAGGTTCGAATGCGAAAGAAGTAATCGAAAATTCGATTAAAACTTTAGATAAAGCAGCAACTTCTTTCCCCAAAGGCATTCATTACGAAACGGTTGTTAACGTAAATAACTTCCTGGATGCCTCAATCGAAAAGGTAATCCACACCTTGATCGAAGCATTTATTTTGGTGTTCCTGGTGGTATTTATCTTTTTACAGGATTTCCGGTCAACTTTAATTCCGGCAATCAGTGTTCCGGTGGCTATTATCGGTACCTTCTTCTTCCTGAGTTTGTTCGGTTTTACCATTAACCTGTTAACCTTATTTGCATTGGTACTGGCCATCGGTATTGTGGTAGATGATGCCATTGTAGTGGTTGAGGCTGTACATGCCAAGCTCGATGCCGGTTACAAAGACCCTAAAAAGGCGACGAAAGATGCGATGGACGACATTAGTGGTGCGATTATTTCGATTACACTGGTAATGGCAGCGGTATTTATCCCGGTAAGTTTTATCCAAGGTTCATCTGGTGTATTTTATAAACAATTCGGTTTAACACTGGCTATCGCGATTATTTTATCAGCAATTAACGCCTTAACATTAAGTCCGGCACTGTGTGCGATGTTCTTAAAACCACACGCAGAAGATCACGAAAAAAGTAAAAATTTCTTACAGCGTTTTTATACTGCTTTCAATACTTCATTTGATGCTGTAACGCAAAAATATAAACGTTCTGTTGGCTTCCTGGGTAAAAAAAGATGGCTGGCAGGGTTAGGAATCGCTGTTTTCGCAGTGGTGTTAGTGTGGATTATGAATACGACGCCTAAAGGTTTTGTACCAAACGAAGATTTAGGGACGATTTTCTCTGACATTTCTTTGCCACCTTCTACTTCACAGGAAGAAACCGATAAAATTATTGTAAAAATCAATGATATTGTAAGTAAGGTACCAGAAGTAGAGGCTACATTTAGGGTTGTTGGCCGAAGTTTGATCAGTGGTTCGGGTAGTTCCTATGGTATGGTTATCGCAAGGCTTAAACCATGGGATAAACGCAAACGCGATGTTAAAGCCATTATTGGCGAATTATTTGCAAAAGCAGCTAGTATTAAAGGTGCGAAGATAATTTTCTTTGCTCCACCAACCATCCAGGGTTTTGGTACTGGTGGTGGTTTCGAATTCCAGTTACAGGATAAAACCGGTGGAGACATTAAAAAATTCAACGAAGTGGGTAATGCATTTTTAGGAGCTTTAAGTAAACGTCCAGAAATTCAGTATGCATCAACCTCGTTCAATCCGAATTTCCCACAATATCAGATTGATGTGAATGTGGCAAAAGTAAAACAAGCTGGCCTAACCGTTAGCGATGTATTGGGCGTTTTACAAGGTTATTATGGTGGTGTTTATGCCTCAAACTTTAATAAATTTGGTAAACAGTACAGGGTAATGTATCAGGCAGATGCCAAGTACCGCGCCAACCAACAAAGTTTAACCAGCATTTACGTGCGTAATTCGAGCGGTACAATGGCCCCTATTTCTGAGTTTATTACTTTAGAAAAAGTTTACGGACCACAGGCTATTTCACGTTTTAACTTGTATACCTCAATTGCGGTTACTGGGAACCCCAATGCAGGCTTTAGTTCTGGTGATGCCATTAAGGCCATTCAGGAAGAAGCCGCAATTCACCTTCCAACAGGTTACGGATATGAGTTCTCGGGTTTATCGCGTGAAGAAGTAAGCAGTGGCAGTCAAACGATTTTTATCTTCCTGCTTTGCGTAATCTTCGTATACTTTCTTCTTTCGGCGCAGTACGAAAGTTATATATTGCCATTAGCTGTATTATTTTCATTGCCAATCGGTTTGGCCGGCGTATTTATCTTTGATAAAATATTTGGTGTAGACAATAACATTTACACACAGATTACCTTGATTATGTTGGTGGGTTTGCTCGCAAAAAATGCCATTCTGATTGTAGAGTACGCGGTAGACAGACGACGAAAGGGAATGAGCATTGTTAACGCGGCCATTGATGGTGCAACTGCCCGTTTACGTCCGATCTTGATGACCTCTTTTGCTTTTATCCTGGGTTTACTGCCATTAATGTTGTCATCAGGTGTTGGAGCAGCAGGTAATACCTCAATTGGTACTGGAGCTGTAGGCGGTATGTTAATCGGTACGATATTCGGAGTATTTGTAATTCCCGCCTTATTCATTGTTTTCCAAACCTTACAGGAGAAAATAAGTAACAAATCTCCTTTTGAGGAAGGCATTGATCGCGAACAAACAGAAGAAGAGTATGAGCTAGCGGTTAACCGTCCACATTAA